From one Mytilus edulis chromosome 1, xbMytEdul2.2, whole genome shotgun sequence genomic stretch:
- the LOC139498480 gene encoding ubiquitin carboxyl-terminal hydrolase 48-like — translation MPSKFQLDKAAWQWAETTDPDNVTFDHVRTAYRLNLKPCPLGSCKRNCKGNPLCLNAIGERVWFGKIDDDDWHQIEDPNYERRDDDMFVGLKNLGATCYVNTFLQLWFHNPVIRNALYKFREPDEHVTRDVTAEWSPSSIGGHLQALFALLSLSERRYLDPKDFITHLGLDAGQQQDAQEFSNLFLTLLEDALSRQKDACVRNVIQNQFRGEYAYVTTCNRCGTKSERPSTFYELDLSIKGHKTLDESLKDFLQEEKLEGDNQYMCSSCNSKQNASRKIHLKYLPPVLNLQLLRFVFDKKTGMKKKLNSFIQFPEQIDMTKYLTVNNCAGDSATAEGVDGNSVTYNLTAVLIHRGPTAYSGHYIAHIRDINSKNWYKFNDEEIEKMKGSKLQLGTEDDPEETGGKQKGRCPKGYHSSRNAYMLVYTLNEENACSTDSKVEAQQLLPAHVLDYVIKDNETFENWVSELMLIRDQNIESGKEKQEEIKETYQKLAFDKLEVNEGEWISLKWLNSWLTDPAKAEPIDNKPSLCKHDKLSPAAAMKLKFVNLNGSESLCNRYEGGQRLIGGDSLCMLCVQQQCHVIRTKIRMMEDDKVFGSMTKPNVISGPSYWVGKASFRSWKKMVLEQLGENDEDKRDSTDVEPSVENGLKEKEISSAKEEGQKEKENTVTTEEALSKEEESFKFNEDILCEAHDRLDPDMTCRKLVPVEVWRRLKEYFANCPEFAKDDPVCGQCNDAMRNEQQTKEYLRKLAQEQKNALNDLLNDRKRPITLKKPIEVFILNKAFLEELRRFIKEPLKYKPIQNIGNAILICEHGGYLYPQSQGQLELYVNDHFVYIWSSEWDKISQMFNVDYEISIISYEDDDKNLGIVTLPQVCDECVVSRLNQEENARFDYDEAVIFVRKIPKQLQKSAGSSSLNPNDENSKDYDPDFNQHGSKKRGSTSDPLEEPPEKISKNENGTRKSQRHRKVRGEKEVKVKSTQTLKDFKLQLMKLFSVPPFDQTLLLNGHSLCDDTATLGGLRIAPGSIIMLQADEPAEDLLVLQDMIQVSSGPESGFKGTGLLGNSERIS, via the coding sequence ATGCCTTCAAAGTTTCAGCTTGATAAAGCAGCTTGGCAATGGGCAGAAACAACTGATCCTGATAATGTCACGTTTGACCATGTTCGGACAGCATACAGATTGAACTTAAAACCATGTCCGTTAGGATCTTGTAAACGGAACTGCAAAGGAAATCCCCTTTGTCTCAATGCAATAGGAGAAAGAGTGTGGTTCGGGAAAATTGATGATGATGATTGGCACCAAATTGAAGATCCAAATTATGAGAGGCGGGATGATGATATGTTTGTTGGACTCAAAAATCTTGGAGCCACCTGTTATGTAAACACATTTCTTCAGTTATGGTTTCATAATCCTGTTATCCGAAATGCACTTTACAAATTCAGAGAACCAGATGAACATGTGACTAGAGATGTAACAGCAGAATGGTCACCTTCTTCCATTGGGGGTCATCTTCAAGCATTATTTGCTTTACTTTCATTATCTGAGAGAAGATATTTAGATCCTAAAGACTTCATAACACATTTAGGTTTAGATGCTGGTCAGCAGCAAGACGCTCAGgaattttcaaatctatttttaacatTATTAGAAGATGCCTTATCTAGACAAAAGGATGCATGTGTGCGAAATGTTATTCAAAATCAGTTTAGGGGAGAATATGCATACGTTACTACTTGTAATAGATGTGGGACAAAATCTGAAAGACCATCAACATTCTATGAACTGGATTTAAGTATAAAAGGTCATAAAACTTTAGACGAatctttaaaagattttttacagGAAGAGAAATTAGAGGGAGATAACCAGTATATGTGTTCTTCGTGCAATAGTAAACAGAATGCTTCacgaaaaatacatttaaagtaccTTCCACCTGTTCTCAATTTACAACTTTTACGATTTGTTTTTGACAAGAAAACTGGAATGAAAAAGAAACTGAACAGCTTTATTCAGTTTCCTGAACAAATTGATATGACAAAATATTTGACTGTGAATAATTGTGCTGGCGATTCAGCCACTGCTGAAGGTGTTGACGGGAATTCTGTTACATACAATCTTACAGCTGTATTGATACACCGTGGTCCCACTGCTTACAGTGGACATTATATTGCACATATCAGAGATATCAACAGTAAAAACTGGTATAAATTTAATGATGAGGAAATAGAGAAAATGAAGGGAAGTAAGCTTCAGTTGGGTACCGAGGACGATCCAGAAGAGACAGGCGGTAAACAAAAAGGCAGATGTCCTAAAGGATATCATTCATCACGTAATGCATACATGTTGGTCTATACACTAAATGAAGAAAATGCCTGTAGTACTGATAGTAAGGTAGAGGCTCAACAACTTCTACCAGCTCATGTGTTAGACTATGTCATTAAAGACaatgaaacatttgaaaattgGGTGTCTGAATTAATGTTAATTAGAGATCAGAATATAGAAAGTGGAAAGGAAaaacaagaagaaataaaagaaacGTATCAGAAACTAGCCTTTGATAAACTGGAGGTCAATGAAGGAGAATGGATTAGCCTAAAATGGCTGAATTCATGGCTTACTGATCCAGCTAAAGCAGAACCAATAGACAATAAACCTTCATTATGCAAACATGACAAATTGTCTCCCGCAGCAGCTATGAAACTGAAATTTGTCAACTTAAATGGAAGTGAAAGTTTATGTAATAGGTATGAAGGAGGACAAAGACTAATTGGAGGAGATAGCTTATGTATGCTTTGTGTCCAGCAACAGTGCCATGTGATTAGGACAAAAATAAGAATGATGGAAGATGATAAAGTTTTCGGCAGCATGACCAAACCAAATGTCATTTCTGGTCCTAGTTACTGGGTCGGTAAAGCTTCGTTTAGATCATGGAAGAAAATGGTTTTAGAACAGCTTGGAGAAAATGATGAGGATAAGAGAGATTCAACTGATGTTGAACCTTCTGTAGAAAATggtttgaaagaaaaagaaatttctAGTGCCAAAGAAGAAGGGcaaaaagagaaagaaaatacAGTAACCACAGAAGAAGCTCTGTCTAAAGAAGAAGAaagctttaaatttaatgaagatATTCTCTGTGAAGCTCATGATAGACTTGACCCAGATATGACGTGTAGAAAGTTAGTCCCAGTAGAAGTTTGGCGTAGGCTCAAGGAATATTTTGCCAATTGTCCAGAGTTTGCTAAAGATGATCCTGTTTGTGGACAATGCAATGATGCAATGCGAaatgaacaacaaacaaaagaatacTTGAGAAAATTGGCTCAAGAACAAAAAAATGCTCTTAACGACCTTCTTAATGATAGAAAAAGACCAATAACCCTGAAAAAACCAATAgaagtatttattttaaataaagcatTCTTAGAAGAATTGAGAAGATTTATTAAGGAACCACTCAAATACAAACCAATTCAGAACATAGGAAATGCCATACTGATATGTGAACATGGGGGTTACCTGTATCCTCAATCTCAAGGACAGTTAGAGTTATATGTAAATGATCACTTTGTTTACATATGGAGTTCAGAGTGGGACAAGATCAGTCAAATGTTCAACGTAGATTATGAAATTAGTATTATCAGTTATGAAGACGATGACAAAAATTTAGGAATTGTAACACTTCCACAAGTTTGTGATGAATGTGTTGTTAGTCGTCTAAATCAAGAAGAAAATGCAAGGTTTGATTATGATGAAGCAGTTATATTTGTTCGCAAAATACCCAAGCAATTGCAGAAATCAGCAGGATCCAGTTCTCTCAATCCTAACGATGAGAATTCAAAGGATTATGATCCAGACTTCAATCAGCATGGTTCAAAGAAAAGAGGCAGCACAAGTGATCCTTTAGAGGAACCTCCggaaaaaatatccaaaaatgaAAACGGAACAAGGAAAAGTCAGCGTCATAGAAAAGTGAGAGGTGAAAAAGAAGTGAAAGTAAAATCTACGCAAACTTTGAAAGATTTTAAGCTACAGTTAATGAAATTGTTTTCAGTGCCACCATTTGATCAAACATTACTATTGAATGGACACAGTTTGTGTGATGACACTGCCACATTAGGTGGCCTACGTATTGCACCAGGATCCATTATCATGTTACAAGCAGATGAACCTGCTGAAGACCTTTTAGTGTTACAAGATATGATTCAAGTCTCTTCTGGGCCTGAATCAGGCTTTAAAGGAACTGGACTTTTAGGAAATTCAGAAAGAATATCATAA